The Bradysia coprophila strain Holo2 unplaced genomic scaffold, BU_Bcop_v1 contig_70, whole genome shotgun sequence genome contains a region encoding:
- the LOC119083802 gene encoding uncharacterized protein LOC119083802, which translates to MIARLSLFVLIVVLSTAVAQKKARLSNYCSFPPCCKDKKIKPPYTAAEKKSCPGKTECTDYNGCAYQGDFSFCGENKSHDYVVNTNIVSFFSTHGDIGKYKKKTLRITQGSKTIEAIVCDTCSDSDCKGCCTKNAGKSGYLIDMESNTYARFGGSDGEVTWSCVNC; encoded by the exons ATGATTGCTCGTTTGTCTCTATTTGTGCTCATAGTTGTGCTCAGCACTGCAGTTGCGCAGAAAAAAG CTCGTCTGTCCAACTACTGCAGCTTTCCGCCGTGCTGTAAAGACAAGAAAATAAAGCCACCCTACACAGCCGCAGAGAAAAAATCTTGTCCCGGAAAAACGGAATGCACGGACTACAACGGATGCGCATATCAaggagacttttcattttgcgGCGAAAATAAATCGCACGACTATGTCGTCAACACGAACATCGTGTCATTCTTCTCGACGCACGGTGACATTGgcaaatataaaaagaaaactctGCGAATCACCCAAGGatcgaaaacaattgaagCCATCGTTTGTGACACTTGTTCGGACAGTGACTGCAAAGGGTGCTGCACGAAAAATGCGGGAAAGAGTGGCTACTTGATCGATATGGAGTCGAATACGTATGCTCGATTCGGTGGTTCTGATGGTGAAGTTACGTGGAGCTGTGTGAATTGTTAG
- the LOC119083779 gene encoding uncharacterized protein LOC119083779 isoform X1, which produces MKLHGRTAVFILCILIQINKRSEITACGQLQNTLIPHISNAHDTHRWPWHVAIYHHFRTKTTYQCGGTLISSNFIITAAHCVMIAPERVSVSLGRLRLNSHESTAPLMKVAAIVTHPEYIEDNNENDIAIITLATEAVFNSYVQPICVWRSDKMDLYEVIGKAGTVVGWGLTEKGETSNVLQEATLPVVAPLKCLRSNRDLFGRFITETNFCAGNLNGTSVCSGDSGGSMTFQENGTFYIRGIVSVGASKLDRITNQIVCDTSQYAVFTDVAQYLPWITETTKFGTETREYIRDPCVPSPCGENADCNELNGVARCTCVPSYIGDAYTTGCRPPKCKSSDDCPSDLACINQHCNDPCSEFCGVGARCRVVEHNPICTCADNYTGDPFNQCVQKSEQTVEQCTARSGEPGECVKITECIPIQNDIRKQIVSHVVCGYDGHLQIVCCPIAAQPVATTTNRPISDRISARKCDEYNEFSYNKISVSRPPVEMKVSNCAHIATPLILGGTEAKLREFPHMALIGFGDDDGTIYWDCGGTLVSEQFVLSAAQCINSLSYGPAKYVRLGEHDKNRVDDGTVIDLRIIESIPHPDFHYPIRYNDICLHKLERRVKLSGSIRPACLPQAWAVPTKTAIASGWGVVAWRGEQSSVLRKVVLDMFSQSECNSTYSDNINRKLNRGIVEETQVCAGSHTEEKDTCQGDSGGPLQIFHPTVSCSYVVVGIASFGKACGTIGIPGVYTRVFAYLNWIEKIVWPDQ; this is translated from the exons ATGAAATTGCATGGACGGACTGCAGTTTTTATTCTGTGCATACTCATACAAATCAACAAGAGGAGCGAAATTACAGCCTGCGGTCAACTTCAAAATACGCTCATTCCTCACATAAGCAATGCGCACGACACACATCGTTGGCCTTGGCACGTGGCCATATATCACCATTTTAGAACTAAGACTACTTATCAATGTGGCGGAACTCTTATCAGTTCAAACTTCATTATCACGGCAGCTCACTGTGTTATGATCGCACCGGAACGCGTTTCAGTTTCTTTGGGAAGGCTTCGTTTGAATTCCCATGAAAGTACCGCTCCGTTGATGAAG GTTGCTGCAATAGTTACACATCCAGAATACATCGAAGATAACAATGAAAACGACATCGCAATTATTACCCTTGCAACAGAGGCCGTTTTCAACAGCTACGTACAACCGATCTGCGTGTGGAGGTCAGACAAAATGGACTTATACGAAGTGATAGGCAAAGCTGGTACTGTTGTTGGATGGGGTCTTACAGAAAAGGGTGAAACATCGAACGTACTCCAAGAAGCCACTTTGCCAGTCGTGGCGCCCCTTAAATGTCTTAGGAGCAATCGTGACTTGTTTGGACGGTTCATAACGGAAACAAATTTCTGTGCTGGCAACCTAAACG GCACCAGTGTCTGCTCGGGAGATAGTGGTGGGTCGATGACGTTTCAAGAAAATGGAACGTTTTACATTCGGGGAATCGTGTCAGTGGGAGCGAGCAAACTCGACCGAATTACTAATCAAATTGTGTGCGACACGAGTCAGTATGCAGTGTTCACAGACGTTGCACAGTATTTACCATGGATCACTGAGACAACCAAATTCGGAACAGAAACACGAGAATATATCCGAGACCCATGCGTACCATCACCTTGTG GAGAAAATGCTGACTGCAATGAACTCAATGGAGTGGCGAGATGCACTTGCGTTCCCTCATACATTGGTGATGCTTATACAACTGGATGTCGTCCTCCGAAATGTAAATCAAGTGATGATTGTCCGAGTGATTTAGCTTGTATCAATCAGCATTGTAACGATCCGTGCAGTGAATTTTGTGGAG tTGGAGCTAGGTGTCGCGTTGTAGAACACAATCCCATTTGCACCTGTGCGGATAATTATACTGGCGATCCGTTCAATCAATGTGTACAGAAGA GTGAGCAAACGGTTGAACAATGCACAGCTCGCTCTGGTGAGCCAGGTGAATGTGTAAAAATAACTGAATGCATTCCCATTCAAAACGACATTCGCAAGCAAATTGTAAGCCACGTCGTATGCGGATATGATGGACATTTACAGATTGTTTGCTGTCCGATCGCTGCGCAACCGGTGGCTACAACAACAAATCGACCGATTTCAGATCGCATCAGTGCAAGAA AATGTGACGAGTACAATGAATTTTCGTACAATAAGATTTCTGTATCGAGACCACCAGTCGAAATGAAAGTGTCGAACTGTGCACATATAGCGACGCCATTAATTTTGGGAGGTACAGAAGCGAAACTGCGAGAATTCCCTCACATG GCTTTGATCGGATTTGGAGATGATGACGGAACCATTTATTGGGACTGCGGCGGTACGCTTGTCAGCGAACAATTCGTTCTCAGTGCGGCTCAATGCATCAATTCATTGTCCTA TGGCCCTGCCAAGTACGTCCGACTAGGGGAGCACGACAAAAACCGTGTAGACGATGGCACAGTGATTGACCTTCGAATAATAGAGAGTATTCCACATCCTGATTTCCATTATCCCATACGGTACAACGACATCTGCTTACATAAGCTGGAACGTAGAGTCAAACTAAGTGGGTCCATTCGACCGGCATGTCTCCCGCAGGCATGGGCTGTACCCACCAAAACTGCTATCGCATCGGGATGGGGAGTTGTCGCTTGGAGAGGAGAGCAAAGCAGTGTGCTGAGAAAAGTCGTTCTCGACATGTTTTCGCAGAGTGAATGCAACAGCACTTATAGCGACAACATCAATCGAAAACTTAACAGAGGGATAGTGGAAGAAACTCAAGTTTGTGCGGGTTCGCATACTGAAGAAAAGGACACTTGCCAAGGTGATTCTGGCGG ACCTCTGCAAATTTTTCATCCAACTGTATCATGCAGCTACGTTGTCGTTGGTATAGCATCGTTCGGAAAGGCCTGCGGCACGATTGGAATTCCTGGCGTTTATACTCGAGTTTTTGCCTACTTGAATtggattgaaaaaattgtctggCCTGATCagtaa
- the LOC119083779 gene encoding serine protease snake-like isoform X2, with amino-acid sequence MKLHGRTAVFILCILIQINKRSEITACGQLQNTLIPHISNAHDTHRWPWHVAIYHHFRTKTTYQCGGTLISSNFIITAAHCVMIAPERVSVSLGRLRLNSHESTAPLMKVAAIVTHPEYIEDNNENDIAIITLATEAVFNSYVQPICVWRSDKMDLYEVIGKAGTVVGWGLTEKGETSNVLQEATLPVVAPLKCLRSNRDLFGRFITETNFCAGNLNGTSVCSGDSGGSMTFQENGTFYIRGIVSVGASKLDRITNQIVCDTSQYAVFTDVAQYLPWITETTKFGTETREYIRDPCVPSPCGENADCNELNGVARCTCVPSYIGDAYTTGCRPPKCKSSDDCPSDLACINQHCNDPCSEFCGVGARCRVVEHNPICTCADNYTGDPFNQCVQKSEQTVEQCTARSGEPGECVKITECIPIQNDIRKQIVSHVVCGYDGHLQIVCCPIAAQPVATTTNRPISDRISARKCDEYNEFSYNKISVSRPPVEMKVSNCAHIATPLILGGTEAKLREFPHMALIGFGDDDGTIYWDCGGTLVSEQFVLSAAQCINSLSYGPAKYVRLGEHDKNRVDDGTVIDLRIIESIPHPDFHYPIRHGLYPPKLLSHRDGELSLGEESKAVC; translated from the exons ATGAAATTGCATGGACGGACTGCAGTTTTTATTCTGTGCATACTCATACAAATCAACAAGAGGAGCGAAATTACAGCCTGCGGTCAACTTCAAAATACGCTCATTCCTCACATAAGCAATGCGCACGACACACATCGTTGGCCTTGGCACGTGGCCATATATCACCATTTTAGAACTAAGACTACTTATCAATGTGGCGGAACTCTTATCAGTTCAAACTTCATTATCACGGCAGCTCACTGTGTTATGATCGCACCGGAACGCGTTTCAGTTTCTTTGGGAAGGCTTCGTTTGAATTCCCATGAAAGTACCGCTCCGTTGATGAAG GTTGCTGCAATAGTTACACATCCAGAATACATCGAAGATAACAATGAAAACGACATCGCAATTATTACCCTTGCAACAGAGGCCGTTTTCAACAGCTACGTACAACCGATCTGCGTGTGGAGGTCAGACAAAATGGACTTATACGAAGTGATAGGCAAAGCTGGTACTGTTGTTGGATGGGGTCTTACAGAAAAGGGTGAAACATCGAACGTACTCCAAGAAGCCACTTTGCCAGTCGTGGCGCCCCTTAAATGTCTTAGGAGCAATCGTGACTTGTTTGGACGGTTCATAACGGAAACAAATTTCTGTGCTGGCAACCTAAACG GCACCAGTGTCTGCTCGGGAGATAGTGGTGGGTCGATGACGTTTCAAGAAAATGGAACGTTTTACATTCGGGGAATCGTGTCAGTGGGAGCGAGCAAACTCGACCGAATTACTAATCAAATTGTGTGCGACACGAGTCAGTATGCAGTGTTCACAGACGTTGCACAGTATTTACCATGGATCACTGAGACAACCAAATTCGGAACAGAAACACGAGAATATATCCGAGACCCATGCGTACCATCACCTTGTG GAGAAAATGCTGACTGCAATGAACTCAATGGAGTGGCGAGATGCACTTGCGTTCCCTCATACATTGGTGATGCTTATACAACTGGATGTCGTCCTCCGAAATGTAAATCAAGTGATGATTGTCCGAGTGATTTAGCTTGTATCAATCAGCATTGTAACGATCCGTGCAGTGAATTTTGTGGAG tTGGAGCTAGGTGTCGCGTTGTAGAACACAATCCCATTTGCACCTGTGCGGATAATTATACTGGCGATCCGTTCAATCAATGTGTACAGAAGA GTGAGCAAACGGTTGAACAATGCACAGCTCGCTCTGGTGAGCCAGGTGAATGTGTAAAAATAACTGAATGCATTCCCATTCAAAACGACATTCGCAAGCAAATTGTAAGCCACGTCGTATGCGGATATGATGGACATTTACAGATTGTTTGCTGTCCGATCGCTGCGCAACCGGTGGCTACAACAACAAATCGACCGATTTCAGATCGCATCAGTGCAAGAA AATGTGACGAGTACAATGAATTTTCGTACAATAAGATTTCTGTATCGAGACCACCAGTCGAAATGAAAGTGTCGAACTGTGCACATATAGCGACGCCATTAATTTTGGGAGGTACAGAAGCGAAACTGCGAGAATTCCCTCACATG GCTTTGATCGGATTTGGAGATGATGACGGAACCATTTATTGGGACTGCGGCGGTACGCTTGTCAGCGAACAATTCGTTCTCAGTGCGGCTCAATGCATCAATTCATTGTCCTA TGGCCCTGCCAAGTACGTCCGACTAGGGGAGCACGACAAAAACCGTGTAGACGATGGCACAGTGATTGACCTTCGAATAATAGAGAGTATTCCACATCCTGATTTCCATTATCCCATACG GCATGGGCTGTACCCACCAAAACTGCTATCGCATCGGGATGGGGAGTTGTCGCTTGGAGAGGAGAGCAAAGCAGTGTGCTGA